One region of Bactrocera neohumeralis isolate Rockhampton chromosome 5, APGP_CSIRO_Bneo_wtdbg2-racon-allhic-juicebox.fasta_v2, whole genome shotgun sequence genomic DNA includes:
- the LOC126759192 gene encoding dynein axonemal light chain 1 — MAKPTTIKDALRIWEEKNGKDPITVTDIGLQFQFPPIEKMDSTLNTLVNCRKLSLSSNMIEKITGINQLKNLRILSLARNNLKSINGIEALGETLEELWVSYNIIEKIKPIESMKALRVFYVSHNLIKDWIEFNRMALAPKLEEISFLGNIINENMDELVFKNEAIRRLPLLKKLDGEPVIRGD; from the exons ATGGCCAAACCGACTACGATCAAGGATGCACTACGCATTTGGGAAGAAAAAAATGGCAAGGATCCCATTACAGTCACAGACATTGGTTTACAGTTTCAATTTCCACCAATTGAAAAAATGGATAGCACACTTAATACGCTTGTTAACTGCAGGAAACTCAGCCTGTCTTCCAATATGATTGAAAAAATAACGGGTATCAATCAGCTTAAAAATCTCCGTATTCTTTCGTTGGCAAGGAACAATTTGAAAAGTATCAATGGCATT GAGGCACTTGGAGAAACATTGGAAGAGTTATGGGTCAGTTACAATATTATTGAGAAAATTAAACCAATTGAATCCATGAAAGCATTGCGCGTGTTTTATGTATCACACAATCTTATTAAAGATTGGATTGAATTCAATCGTATGGCATTGGCGCCGAAACTGGAGGAAATTTCCTTTCTTGGCAATATAATCAACGAGAATATGGATGAACtggtttttaaaaatgaagCCATACGTCGTTTACCGCTACTAAAAAAACTCGATGGTGAACCGGTTATTAGAGGCGATTAA
- the LOC126759200 gene encoding cytochrome c oxidase copper chaperone, producing the protein MGNAPVKEVAQAAAVKVVGTTEQPAEKPKLKPCCACPETKKVRDACIVERGEENCTDLIEAHKQCMRAQGFNI; encoded by the exons ATGGGAAACGCACCAGTCAAAGAAGTGGCGCAGGCAGCTGCTGTAAAGGTCGTTGGAACAACAGAGCAGCCGGCTGAGAAACCTAAGCTCAAGCCATGCTGTGCTTGTCCAGAAACCAAGAAAGTTCGCGATGCATg cattGTTGAGCGGGGCGAGGAGAATTGCACTGATTTGATAGAAGCGCATAAACAATGTATGCGAGCTCAAGGATTCAATATATAA
- the LOC126759191 gene encoding microsomal glutathione S-transferase 1 isoform X1 — translation MATSAAPPLATFNAPNPSAVMNEKFTKNYLTLDNPVFCCFLFWASVLVIKMLLMSLLTALQRFRNKILGLFPQSCLRKVFPNQEDLFFKDIEVQYNDPHVERVRRAHRNDMENILPYFTMALLYICTNPNPTVACILFRVAAIARILHTLVYAFYPVPQPSRIIAFGVAFVITIYMACAVALDVLAYI, via the exons ATGGCTACAAGTGCAGCGCCACCATTAGCAACATTTAATGCGCCAAATCCTAGTGCAGTCATGAATGAGAAGTTCACAAAAAACTATTTAACGCTTGATAATCCTGTCTTCTGCTGCTTTCTTTTTTGGGCCAGTGTGCTGGTTATCAAAATGTTGCTGATGTCATTGCTAACAGCGCTGCAACGATTCCGCAATAAG ATTCTGGGTTTATTTCCTCAAAGCTGTCTGAGGAAG GTATTCCCTAATCAAGAAGACTTATTTTTCAAGGATATTGAAGTACAATATAATGATCCACACGTGGAGCGTGTGCGTCG CGCACATCGCAATGACATGGAGAATATTCTACCCTACTTCACGATGGCATTGCTATATATTTGCACAAATCCTAATCCCACAGTTGCCTGCATACTCTTCCGTGTTGCGGCCATTGCGCGCATATTGCACACATTAGTATATGCGTTCTATCCTGTACCTCAACCGTCGCGCATTATTGCCTTTGGAGTGGCATTTGTGATCACAATATATATGGCCTGTGCTGTGGCATTGGATGTATTggcatatatctaa
- the LOC126759189 gene encoding uncharacterized protein LOC126759189, which yields MERKLIKAVRLHPCLYDRSSPLFRNLLLKERQWKTVAISTGASVEQCKQRWKSLRDRFVREIVAQKSKSEEEGEAEEKKEWCYLKLMGFLTKHVNPRKSKTQFGSDDQHSCSDSPATTQNNFEFVELLQEESAPNDSQTCRDTPKPKDVSKRQRLDEEQHTNNEAFERLTRFYETLETVFSTQKESKNKAFLAMLDELLQKKTEEMQDRLKMEILNHVHNS from the exons ATGGAAAGGAAGTTAATTAAGGCCGTCAGGTTACACCCATGCTTGTACGACAGAAGCTCacctttatttcgaaatttgttgTTGAAGGAGCGACAATGGAAGACAGTGGCGATTTCAACGGGAGCCTCTG TGGAACAATGCAAGCAGCGCTGGAAGTCGTTACGCGATAGATTTGTGCGCGAGATAGTGGCGCAAAAATCGAAGTCGGAGGAGGAGggcgaagcagaggaaaagaaaGAGTGGTGTTATCTCAAATTAATGGGTTTCTTAACAAAACATGTTAACCCCAGAAA atctAAAACGCAATTTGGCAGCGATGACCAGCACAGCTGCAGTGATTCGCCTGCAACAACGCAGAACAATTTTGAGTTTGTAGAATTACTGCAGGAAGAAAGTGCGCCAAATGATAGCCAAACCTGCAGAGATACACCAAAGCCGAAAGATGTGTCGAAACGTCAACGGCTTGACGAGGAACAACATACGAACAACGAGGCATTCGAAAGACTTACGCGTTTTTATGAGACACTGGAAACGGTGTTCTCCACGCAGAAGGAGTCCAAAAATAAGGCGTTTTTAGCCATGTTGGACGAGCTTCTGCAAAAGAAAACGGAGGAAATGCAGGATAGGTtgaaaatggaaatattaaacCATGTAcataattcttaa
- the LOC126759191 gene encoding microsomal glutathione S-transferase 1 isoform X2: protein MATSAAPPLATFNAPNPSAVMNEKFTKNYLTLDNPVFCCFLFWASVLVIKMLLMSLLTALQRFRNKVFPNQEDLFFKDIEVQYNDPHVERVRRAHRNDMENILPYFTMALLYICTNPNPTVACILFRVAAIARILHTLVYAFYPVPQPSRIIAFGVAFVITIYMACAVALDVLAYI, encoded by the exons ATGGCTACAAGTGCAGCGCCACCATTAGCAACATTTAATGCGCCAAATCCTAGTGCAGTCATGAATGAGAAGTTCACAAAAAACTATTTAACGCTTGATAATCCTGTCTTCTGCTGCTTTCTTTTTTGGGCCAGTGTGCTGGTTATCAAAATGTTGCTGATGTCATTGCTAACAGCGCTGCAACGATTCCGCAATAAG GTATTCCCTAATCAAGAAGACTTATTTTTCAAGGATATTGAAGTACAATATAATGATCCACACGTGGAGCGTGTGCGTCG CGCACATCGCAATGACATGGAGAATATTCTACCCTACTTCACGATGGCATTGCTATATATTTGCACAAATCCTAATCCCACAGTTGCCTGCATACTCTTCCGTGTTGCGGCCATTGCGCGCATATTGCACACATTAGTATATGCGTTCTATCCTGTACCTCAACCGTCGCGCATTATTGCCTTTGGAGTGGCATTTGTGATCACAATATATATGGCCTGTGCTGTGGCATTGGATGTATTggcatatatctaa